Within the Tenrec ecaudatus isolate mTenEca1 chromosome 7, mTenEca1.hap1, whole genome shotgun sequence genome, the region TGGTAGTGGAGTGGTAGCTGCCAAGCACAGGACTTCTGCTGGACCAACACTAGTTGCAAGGCTGCGCCTGTTTCCTCCACCGGTAAACGGGGCAGTAAGAGCCcatcccctgccatcaagtgaactccgactcacagtgacctctggGCCAGGCTAGACCTGCTCCCAGGAGCTTCCACGGCAGTAACTCTCTACGGTGTTGAAAGTTGCCTTTCTTCcttggaacagctagtggtttcgaaccgctgaccttaaaGTTAGCGGCCCAACCAGAAGCCTCTAGTTACCAGGCTCCTTGGTAAGGGAGCCAGAAGTCACGCCTGTGGCTGTCGTCCGTCAGTCCCGACTCCCTCAGGGCTGCTGCCAGCTCCCATGCTCTCGAAGGGTAGATGGTACAAAGTCACTCCCCAGAAGACCCGTTGCACGCCTAActgtgtacatgtctttttccAAGTACTGGGGTTTGTGACTTTTGAGTGATACTGTATATTTTTGCAGTTTTATTGACCTGTAGGATTCCCGTATCATGTCATTCAGTGGCTCCAGGGCCACTCCCTGCCTCTTGGGCTTACAGGAGTGTGGGGCAGTTCACCAGAGCCCTCTGTTGCCTGGGTCGGCTCCCAGCGCACTCCGTCTCCAGTCTTCTCGGGCAGCTCTCTGCTAGTGTCATTCCTTGGGGCAGGGGTCTTTGTGTGTTGGAGAGCCCAGGACGGGGAGGTGGGCGCAGGCTGGGGTCTGTGTGTCATCCCTGGTCCCTGTCCCCAGGAGCACTGGCACCAGGCCGAGCTGGAGCAGCGCTTCTCTCAGGTCCAGGAGGCCGTGCAGGCGCTGCGGGCTCTCCGGGCCACCTACCAGCTCACCAAGGCGCGGCCCCGAGGTGAGGCGTGCTCTGGGCAGCTGGGTGCCTTGGGAAGTGGAGACAGCCTGGGTGGACAGACCCCAGGGTTGGGAGCGCACACAAGGAGGGTAGGAGGGAGGATGGACCCTTGACCCGTCCTCCCCTCCTGCCAGTGCTGCTGCAGAGCTCGGAGCCAGGTGAGCGGAACCTCTTCCAGGCTTTCCTGGAGCCCCTGGGCACTCTGGCCTACTGCGGGCCTGTGGGCCTCCTCTCCCCAGGCCAGGCAGCTCCCTTGGGCTGGGCCCAGGCCACACTCAGCGACTCTGTTCAGATCTTCATGGAGCTGCAGGTGAGCCCTGACGTGAGgagagggtggaggagaaatggGGAGAGCTGGTCGCTATAAAGCgggaggggttgggggttgggcagTGTGCACAGTCTGAGCCTTCTTGCCCtgctcctcagggcctggtggaccCGCAGGCCCATCTACCGCTGCTGGCTGCCCGGAGACACAAGTTGCAGAAACAACTTGACGGTCTCCTCCGCCAGCCCTCGTCACAGCGGGAAGCAGACACACGGACTCAGCAAAGGGTGAGGCTGGTGAAGACTGCCCAGGCAGCCCCGCGCCTCCTGAGGGCTGTGGGCTGGCAGCAGGCAGGCTCTTCCCTGGGCCATCTCTTACAGTCTTCTCTCCTTGGCCAGCTGTCTTCCCTCCAGAGGGAGCTACTGAGACTGGACCAGGCAGCCTCTCACCTGCGGCAGCTGATGGAGGAGCCTCCACCCGGGGGCTTTGAGCCCCGGCTCTCCCTGGAGTCCCGTGAGCCCTGCCTTTGCGCATAGACTCCTCAGAGACTGCCTGGCCGCGGACCTTGTGCCATGGACCAGGACATGGGCGGGCTGGCCTGCTGTGCCTGGAGGACACGGGTGGATAGGATGAAGTTTTGAAATGAAGAAATCCAGATAAACTGTTTTGTCTGCCCGTGGCCCTCTGTCTCCTTGCCCTGCCAGTGAGGTTCTGGCCTCAGTCTGAGAACTTGGCCtgggaaaggagggggtggggcgggggggacaATGCCTCTCAGTTTGGCGAAGGCTGTGGGTGCGGGGATAAGCCTGCCGCTGCTGGCGATGGGGCAGGGCCGGGACCCAGTGAGCCCtgtcctcctgcctccttcctggGTTGTCTGATCAAGCCCTGGCCCTTCCTCAAAGCTCCCAGGCTCCTGGGTCCCATCCCAGGGATCCTGAGAGGAGTAGGGGCTTTCCCGGGTTCTGAAGGGGAGTGGGGTGGCCTGGAGGTTGATACCTTCTACCTTCTTTGCACCTGAGCCCGTGGTGCTGGAGACGCTCTGCCCAACCTACATGCTCAGTTACACAGACACCCCCTAAGTGACTCCGGTGTCTCGTCCACGTAGATTTCAGGGACCAAGTTGCATTTTGTCCAGCAGCTCTGAGTAGCTGCCTGCTCGACAGGGCCTCTCGTGGGCTGGGTCCTCCGTGGAGCCAGGTGTACAAAGCTGTCTAAGCCTTGTAAGAACCAGACAGGTGGGTGTGAGCCTCCACTTGGAGACAAAACACCTTCAGAATCAGTCACTCATCCCAGCTTTCAGCTCGGCTTCGACCCAGGAagtcggtgtcagctcttcctgaCTGCTGTACCGAACCTTCACATGGAGGGGTGGCTTTGACAAGCTGCAATTCTCTTGCtgggtgtcaggagggtgaggcttCACaacagcggggggtgggggtggggtggggtgccacACCTCTTTGAATTGTCCAGTAAACTCCAATGGAGTCCCCGATGCCGGCATGCCCATGTCCCCTCCCAGAGGAAGGGCGGAGAAGGTTCCTTCCCGGACCCCAAAGTGACAGATGGCTCTCGAGCACCTGCTCTCTGCTGGGTCCTGTCCTGGGCGCTTGgactgagggaggaggaagcgctGTGTCCCCTCGCACTTGGATGGGAGAAGAGTGTTCCAAGGGACAGGCGAGCTAGAGCAAAATTCAGTCTGGAATACTTAAGAGTGGCCAGGAGGCCAGTGTCGGGGGACAGGATGAAGAGGGTGAACAGGAGGAGGGGACGCTGTGGAGCTTTGGGCGGGATGAGGAAGGACGACGGCGCGGGGCACAGAGCTCAGCACCACCCACTTGGTGCTGGCCCAAGAGGGAGCCGTTTGGCCAAAGTCATTAAGACTAAGTTTAAACCCTCCCATGGGCCACTGGCAGCGTGGAGAGCCGATGGCTGCTCTACTGATCACATTCGGCATTCCGTTGGGTCCACTCGTGGCCACCCGATGCAGGAGCGCTGGTCGGCATTGGCCTGCTAGCGGACACaccggtggttcagacccacgaGCTTCTCGGGAGCAACACGAGGCCGTGTCCCCATGAAGATGCCAGTCACAGCACGTCCTGAAACACGTCGGTCCATCGTGGAGGATGTTACTGGAAGCGCTGATCTAGGACCCTGTAGGCTAGAGTGAGGTTGACCGTGTTTGCTCCTGACATGGAAGCGCCTTTTCTTCTTGGGGACTTACCAGGAAGGACTTAACGTCCCCTTGCATCTCACTAGACAGAACCTACTGGCATGGACCTCTCCGGTTGCAAAGCAAGCTGGGAAATACACTCGAGTCAGACAGTCTCAGGATCCACTAAGAGCTTCATGCCTGCCTCAAAGGAGGCCGGACGGTGGCTGTCGAAGGAAGCACATCTCCACCACCTTCACGTCTACTGGACGGACCCTGCCCGGTTCTTGTTTGTTAGGGCAGTTAAGAGGGCCAGGGAGAATCTGAAAATCATACCGGCGTTTCTTAAGATTGATAACCAGCCCATAACTTGTTTGGAGGCCTACACACCTGACCCATGGACGTCACCTGCCCACCGGTACAGGCTCGCTCAGGGCCAGTTCTAAACTTCTGTTCTTGCTGGGCCCGGCTACCCACCCAGGCAGGGCCCACGGCACCAGGCTGGCTGTAAAGGGGCTGGAAGGCGTTTGTGTGTCTTGTCTGTCTCCCACTTCCTGTGCTCTGCTGGTCTTTAGAGACTTGGCTTCAGCATCGTCCAAAAGAAGCCCCTTTCCAGTTTTACGTGGTGGTAACAGCAGGAGGTGTGTGAAGAACGGAACGCAGTTATACCCAGGATTCTAAAAGGTGCTACGGTCGGACATTGAGGTCCTGCCAGAATAAGAAACGAGCCCAGATTCCACCCTGACGCGACACATTGCCATGGTTGGCCAGAGTAGGCACGGCCGAagccctcccctgcccctggaGCCCGCTGGCTGGCCTCTCGGGAGGTTGAATCGAACCCCTCCTGAActgcctccaccccatgccccacCCTGATGGATCCGTGTGGGTCCTTGGGTCGGGACAGTGCCCCAGGGCTGTTCAGTCTGAGTCCCCAGCTCCCATGCTCAAAGGAAGGTGAAATGAAAATTCGGCTTCAGCCGGCACTGGTGAACTTGAGGCAAGCCTCCCCACCCTCACCTGGAATTGGGGATCAGGACACTATTACAGTTCGCGTGTCTCCAGGGGGTACAGGTGGCCGCTAACCGAAAGGGTAGTTTGAGTCACCTGGAGACACGTCAGAGGAAGGCTGTCTGTGTACTTCGGAAATGACACCTGCCGTGGAGAACTCGATGGAGCACACAGTTTGTGCCACACAAGGGCTACCCCGAGTCAGTGCTGGctgaaaaatggaggaagcagcaaccccccctttccccccatcaAGGTGCAACCAGCACTGCACTGGGGGGGCAGCATGCCCGGCACCCAGGAGGGAGTCCACGGACCTTGGTTTTCTCTCCCCGTGTGTTCCGGAGAGGTCAGCTTGAGTGTGTACCTGTGCCCGGGGTGTGTTCATCCCACCATCctaggcctctggggctggtgtCGGGGAAGACCATGTGCTACCTCAACACCCCGGCTCAACAGCCCCGAGGGGAGAGTCGCACTTGGGGTTCCACTCTGTGCCCTACCCGACTCCCACACAGACACAGACGTGACTTTGCACTCAGCCTGTTCATTGCCTCTCCACTGGAAGACAGAGCCAGGAACACCCCCTTAGCACGACCCCCACCCATTAGTGCCCCCGGCAGGAGGGGCACGTCGTGGGCTGCTCTCAGCTGTTGCAGGTGATGCGCTGTGGGGCTCCTCCCCGGTGGAGAGTGACGTTGGTCCCTGGGGGCagatggaggaggaggcagagctAGGAAAGAAAGGTTCAGAAAGAGGAGTGAAATGTTCCTCCCATGTTCCCGAGCCAGCCAGGGCCCCCCAGTACATTCACAGTAACACATTCCCCAGCCCCTTCCTCGCCACCCACAGAACTACCTTCTCCAGCCAGCCAAGGAAAGTGGAGCCGTAGGACGAATTTCCTGGAGCAGACTGCTTCAGCCTCAGTTGCACAGTCATACTTGGCCCTAAGCACCCCAAAAAGTATGGGTTAGGACCCAGCAACCCcaggggagggtgggcaggcGCCCCTTCTGCCTCACATCCCTCCACAGGCCCTCCTGTAAATCCTCAGCAGCTCAGGTCTGAGGCGCCTTGGCGTCTCTGTCTCGGGGACCAAGGAGCCCCCTCTCCTTCTCTGAGCCTACACATCCAGTCCTGCACCCTCACCTGTTCCATGAGAGCCGCCAAGGAGGGtcaggaggaggaagatgggcaGCACGGGCCCCATCATGGCCACCTTGCTCGGGAACCCACTGAGGAGATGGCAGGTCCCCAGCTGACCGGCCAGCCCTACACCCCAGGCCCTCCCCATCCTCGGTACAAGAgcttgggggagaggggaggggggagttgggCAACTGGATTTTCTAGTTCTAGTGTGTCTTCAAGGACCCACAAGAGAGCCATTCCCCGGCTCTTGGCGATCAGTGAGTGGAGACGAGGGCCCACTGCTTCCTGAACCCAGCATCCCACCTGCCCCTTCACAGGAGGCTTTGGGAGGTGCCCCGCCTACAGGTATCTGGGCCCCACCCAGGCCTAGGCCTCTCGCTGCTCCTTAGGGATTAATTATTAACCGTAATTAATTCTATCACTCATGCCACCAAAGGGCTCAGGAATGTGGGCCCAAAAGGGAGGGGTGGATTAGTCAAGATTCTTCCCAAACCCAAGTATCCTGCCCAgggccccccaacccccagccacCCTGGCTTTCTAGGGGAGACATCTGGGTAATGTGGAACTCTCTCTCACCTTTGGCTTGGTTCTGTCGCTCTCCTCCCAGAAAGAGCTACGGCCTTGGAACCCCCAGGGGCATTACCCCCTGTGCCACAGGATCACGCGTGGGGTCACTCCAGGCCAGTGAGTGTGCGACATTGGTTGAAGAGATCCTGGATACGCAGGTGGAGGCCGCCGTTCCCAGCAGACCGCCCCCCCTGCTTTATCTCCTCACCACACAAGGGACCCCCACACTCCCATCAACCCTCCCACACAGGTCCCCAGCATGGCCAACACAGGCTAGATTTGTGGACCTCTAGCCCGGAAAGGGAGGGCTTCCTTTACACACCAGGAAGGTAAGCCCAGAGAGGGTCGGTAACAGAGAGATGAGAACGCTTCCCTTGTTTCGGCAGACACACGGGATCATGCTCCCCAGACGGGCCCACCCGTCAAGCACACCCCACAGGGATAAAGAGGTGCCCACACATACACGGCCACATGGCCTTCCTCACCCATCTGCCTCTCGATGTCTCATCCCTACCCCTCAACGAAAACCAGGGGGCACCAAGCAGAGAGGGGCTGAGGCGGAGAGGCCAGGGGAGGAGCCAAAGGCAGCTAAAAGGAGAGATGGGGGCGCAGTCCACACAGTCAATGAACACTTAGACTTCAGGGCCTTCCAGCCTCTTCTGCACGAGAAGCAGAGAACGGGAGGAGGTACGTGGACAAGAGGAGCAGACACAGGAGTAggttggtggggggcagggggtggcacATTGATATGCTTTGAGATCGTGAATTTTCTTCAGAGGAGTCTGGGGACACCCCACTTCTTTCCCAGCTCGTCCACGCCCCCTTCACCCCCAATCACCACTCTTCCCACCCATCCTGACACTGTGGAGGGATGGACACATTGGAATGGAACCCCAAGTGCTCCGGTGTAACTTCCCTCCGTAGGGTGCTCCCCccctttaaaatacattttatcccTAAGCTAAAATAGCATATGGCTCCAAGTGcttctttaaacatttaaattCTCCAAACATATAGGTGTCCATTATAAACGGACTAAGCCAGCGCCAAATGCATCATCGCTTGCTGCCACCAGTCGACGCAGACTCGGGGCGACCCTGTGGGACGGGGAAccgcccagtgggtttctgagactggacttcTTGCCGGAAGCCGGAAGCCTCGGTTTTCCCCGTGGGCTGGCtgctggttttattttatttttttggctgctggttttaaactgcccACCAGCCCCAGGTACAACCACCGTGGCACGGTTTTAACACGAGGGGTTTGCAaggttgttgatttcatttgctCTCATTTAATGTTTAAATTGTAAATTCGGTGGGGATCCGCCACAGGATTTTCAACGGCCGGTTTGGGGAAGTCAGTTGTTGGGCTTTTCTGTCAAGGTGCTTCCGGGTGGGCTCAATCTTCCAACCTGTCAGTCCGCAGCTGAGCACGTTAACTGACTGCACCAACTGGGGACTGGGCTCGGCACATCACAAACTTGGTTTCCTTGAAACCCTTAGGAAAACCCTTCGAAGAAGGTGCTGAATGGTCCCATTTTATCTGTGGATCCCAGAAGGGGGAAGCGTGCTGAGCCCAGTGAGTGAGGGCCGCCTGGCGGGAGCTGGGCCCAGATGAAgaacagaaacagtaatgggagtaatgattctctgagggtacaggaagacggGGGagggatgtggggggtggggagccaaTAGCAACGATGACTAACCCCAttcgaggggaatgaataacagaactgCAGGTGAACGGATAtattgggtggtgtaagatacggCCGGCATCAACAAGGAAAAATAATAGTAACAACAATAGTATATAATAAACAAGGGCTCCTGGGGGGGGgtcgtgggggagggaggggatgaaggGAAACGGataccaaagagttcaagaagaaagagaatgcttgCAAACTGATGGTGGCCGCCCTTGTGCCATAATGTTGGTCTAATTGAATTAGGGCTTTTATAATATCTGTGAGAACGCCCAATacgatgatttttttttaaaaaaaggacacaAGTCTCAGGATagccttttctcccctcccctcttccctgccCCAAACATGGAGAGCTCTGCCGTCCAGGGAAGAGACAGTTGTTCCCTTCCGGCTCTGCCTTGGGTCTCTCTAGGCTCAGGGGCACAGCCCCCAGTTCCTAGTAGCCCTTCCCCTTCCATTTCCAGTGGCTGCTTCTTCCCTGGGAGACCCAAGTGGCCAGCTCCCTGGTGGATGTGCTTCTAGGAGCAAGGGGAGGGTCTTGGGTGAGGACCTCGTCCTTCTAGCAGCCTTGGGCTTGGGGCACACGCCTGAGGGATGGGTCCAATGTGGGAAGAGTCTGAGGGCCAGCCGGGGAGGGGGGTGCTCAGGTGCTTACTcagtgcccgccccccccccccttgcccaGTGCTTCCCAGGATTAGGCTGGGACAAGTTAATCTCCTGGGGACAGCTTGGCAACCTCTCCCTTGTAATGGAGATCCTAGTGTTGATGGAGGCCCTGGCAAACCTGGCTCTCCAAAGACTGGTGATAGTTCTCAGAGCCTTTAAAGACCCAGGGAGATGGGCTGATCCCACCACCGCTGTGACCCGCACCATGGATGCCCTGCCGgcacttctgctgctgctgcggggCCTTCAGGCCTTGGCCATCCACGGTGGGTGCGCTCGGGCCTGGGTTGTGGGTAGGAAGTGGGCCTGGAGCTGGGGAGTTATCCGGCACCTCTAACCTGTGGTTTATCTGCTTTTTCCAACAGCTCCGCTGCCCTTCTATGACGTAGTCTCAGACAGAGTCTCTGAGGGCCTTTCTACCATCTTTTCTGGTGTTCCTATCATCCCTGGAGTTCTCTCCGCTGGCCTCCCCACTGCCTCTGGAGGTCTCTCTGCTGGCCTCCCCACTGCCTCTGGAGGACTCTCTGCAGGTCTccccactgtctctggagatctCTCTGCTGGTCTccccactgtctctggagatctCTCTGCTGGTCtccccactgtctctgctggcctCCCCACTGCCTCTGGAGGTCTCTCTGCTGGCCTCCCCACTGCCTCTGGAGGACTCTCTGCTGGTCTCCCCACTGCCTCTGGAGGTCTCCCCACTGTCTCTGCAGGTCtccccactgtctctgctggtctCCCCACTGTCTCTGGAGGACTTTCTGCTGGTCTCCCCTCTGTCTCTGCTGGTCTCCCCACGGTCTCTGGAGGACTCTCTGCAGGTCTCCCCACTGTCTCTGGAGGACTCTCTGCTGGTCtccccactgtctctgctggtctCCCCATGGTCTCTGGAGGACTCTCTGCTGGTCTCCCCATTGCCTCTGGAGATCTCTCTGCTGGTCtccccactgtctctgctggtctCCCCACTGTCTCTGGAGGACTTTCTGCTGGTCTCCCCTCTGTCTCTGCAGGTCTCCCCACTGTCTCTGGAGGACTCTCTGCTGGTCtccccactgtctctgctggtctccccactgtctctgctggtctCCCCATGGTCTCTGGAGGACTCTCTGCTGGTCTCCCCATTGCCTCTGGAGATCTCTCTGCTGGTCtccccactgtctctgctggtctCCCCACGGTCTCTGGAGGACTCTCTGCAGGTTTCCCCACTGTCTTTGGGGGCGTTTCTGTGGGAGTCCCCACTGTCTCTGCAGGTCTCCCTCCTGTCTCTGGGGGTGTGTCTGTGGGAGTCCCCACTGTCTCTGCAGGTCTCCCTCCTGTCTCTGGGGGTGTGTCTGTGGGAGTGCCCACTGTCTCTGCAAGTCTCCCCACCGCCTCTGGGGGTGTCTCCGCAGGCCTCTCCACAGTCACTGTCCCCACCATCTCTTCAGGTCTCTCTACCATCTCCGCAAATCTCCCTGCTGTCTCGGCGAGTCTCCCAACAGTACCTGGGAGTGTCTGGACAGGGTCTTCCACCTCAGCGAGCTTTCCCAGTCGTCCTCAGGCGCTCACTTCAGCCTCTTCCGGGAGCACTTCGGGAAGCATCTCGGCTACATCAGGTGATTGTCCTCCGACAGTCTCAAAAGAACCCTTTGCTGGAGGTGCCGCTCGCTCGGAGTGGGGGCTTCCCCGTGCTTGGCTCAGTGTCAGCCTGGCAGTTCCCTTGACCATCCCTGGAAGCAATTCCCCTGCCCTTGTGGCTAGGCAACGGTCTCTCTTTGCTTTCCAATTGGtcaactttttatttatttattttttggtggcTAGTGTCTTTTGTATCCTGTCAAGGGCCTTACTGTCCAGTGTAAAATATCATAATCCCCAACCCCCCTTCTATCTCCTGAACGCTGTATATGTTTAGTTTTCAAATTTAAGTCCATGATCCATCTCAAATGGATTTTTATGCGTGGTGTGAGGTAGGGGTATAggttctccccactcccttttctTTACAAATGACCAGTTGCTCCCCACTAAGCTATCAAAAaggccctcctcctccccccgtgCATTACATTGCGGGCAGTCAAATGACCTTGATtttctgtgtgggcctcctgggcTCCCTTTTGGCCCCCGGCTTTCTCGTTTTAACTCCACGGTGCTTCATGACGTCAGCGTTCCCAGGAGCCTTGAAATCATGAAATCAGGTCCTCTCGCTTCTCTTGCTTGAAGATCGTGGTGACGTGGAGCAGTTTCCTTCTTACAGAATCAGCTCACCCGTTCTGCCAGAAACCTGCTGGGGTTGAGAATGTCCTGGATGGTGTTTCCACTTTGGGTCTTGCCGGGTTTCTCCCCAAACCTCTCCTCCTCCCTGCTGTCCTAGCATCCACTTCCTCCACAGCACCCCCTGGCACGGCTGCCACCAGCCCTGCCACTTCCACACCCCCAGCTACTGTCTCAGGTGGCTCCACCCCCACGGTGGCTGGAGCAGCCGCCACCTGCCCCGGGCTCGGCATCTTGACCAGAAAGCACAGCTGTGTGTATCTTAACGGGGTCCCGGCTGACTCAGTTGCCATGACTCATGGTGATaacaggggggtcagagcagaattGTGCTCCGTGTGGGTTTCTCTGGAGTAGATCACTTTTGAGGGGCCTCTGGACCTCcagcctcctggttagcagctgaatataTTATCGAATTGTATCCCTCAGTTCCCACTAAGCCTCTGGTCAGATCAACAGACATGCGTCTACTACCTGACTGCCTCTTCTTAAAGGTTTTCCTCAGAGCCCAACGGGTCTTTTGGGGCTCAGCACCACCCCTCCGAAGAGCCTGGCCTCCTCTCTCCCCTtgtccctcctctccctcttcttCATTTGCAGCAGGGCAGGCTTGGAGAGCCTGGAGTGGTCCTCGCCAGGGAGTGTAGGCCAGACAACGGGATCTTCCCATCTGAGTGGCCAGACTCAGGGTAGCGTGGCCGAGAGGGCTAAGGTTCTGAGAGAAAAGAGGCCCATCTGGGGACCAACGGTGGAAGCCAGAGAGACGGGACAAGCGAGCCTGAGATGTGGAGGGTGAAAGATGGACCTGCTGGGTGTCCGTGAGGGGCCTGGTGGTCCTCAGGCCCATGGATCCACAGGGTCAGGGAGAGGGGATTCTGCCCTTGACTTGCCCTTGGTCGGAAGCCCTGAATGTCTCTTCCACTGAGATTCTGTTCCCAAGATGTTAAAG harbors:
- the SFTA2 gene encoding surfactant-associated protein 2, with product MGPVLPIFLLLTLLGGSHGTGPSMTVQLRLKQSAPGNSSYGSTFLGWLEKLCLLLHLPPGTNVTLHRGGAPQRITCNS